From Bordetella flabilis, the proteins below share one genomic window:
- the leuD gene encoding 3-isopropylmalate dehydratase small subunit codes for MQPFTHHEGLVAPLDRQNVDTDLIIPKQFLKSIKRSGFGPNLFDEIRYLDHGEPGMDNSKRPLNPDFVLNQPRYQGASILLARKNFGCGSSREHAPWALQQYGFRAIIAPSYADIFFNNSFKNGLLPVVLSELDVARLFDEVKAFPGYKLRIDLEQQVVVTAEGRSISFDIEPFRKYCLVNGYDDIALTLRQSDKIRAFEAERLARHPWLQSRTLV; via the coding sequence ATGCAACCATTTACCCATCACGAGGGCCTGGTCGCCCCGCTGGACCGCCAGAACGTCGACACCGACCTCATCATTCCGAAGCAGTTCCTGAAGTCCATCAAGCGCTCGGGTTTCGGGCCGAACCTGTTCGATGAAATCCGCTACCTGGACCATGGCGAGCCGGGCATGGACAACAGCAAGCGGCCGTTGAACCCGGATTTCGTGTTGAACCAGCCGCGGTACCAAGGGGCGTCGATCCTGCTGGCGCGCAAGAACTTCGGCTGCGGTTCCAGCCGCGAGCATGCACCATGGGCCCTGCAGCAGTACGGCTTTCGCGCCATCATCGCGCCGTCCTACGCCGACATCTTCTTCAACAACAGCTTCAAGAACGGCTTGCTTCCCGTCGTCCTGTCGGAACTCGACGTGGCGCGCCTGTTCGATGAGGTGAAGGCTTTTCCCGGCTACAAGCTGCGCATCGACCTGGAGCAACAGGTCGTCGTGACCGCGGAAGGCCGCTCGATTTCCTTCGATATCGAGCCGTTCCGCAAGTATTGCCTGGTCAACGGCTACGACGATATCGCGCTGACGCTGCGGCAGTCCGACAAGATCCGGGCTTTCGAAGCGGAACGCCTGGCGCGCCATCCCTGGCTGCAAAGCCGGACGCTGGTATAA
- the leuC gene encoding 3-isopropylmalate dehydratase large subunit, with translation MAQTLYDKLWDAHVVHQESDGTCLLYIDRHLLHEVTSPQAFEGLSLAGRKPWRIDANLAVADHNVPTLNRVQGISDPVSRLQVDTLDDNCGKYGITEFKMNDLRQGIVHVIGPEQGATLPGMTVVCGDSHTSTHGAVGALAFGIGTSEVEHVLATQTLLMKKSKSMLIKVEGELPFGCTAKDLVLHVIGIIGTAGGTGHAIEFAGSAVRSLSVEGRMTVCNMAIEAGARSGMVAVDDKTIEYFRGRPFAPVGALWDQAVHYWRTLHTDEGAKFDRVVEVDARQIQPQVTWGTSPEMVLSVDSRVPDPDREKDDVRRDGMERALQYMGLKPNTPITDIRVDRVFIGSCTNSRIEDLRAAAAVARGKRVASNVKQAMVVPGSGLVKQQAEREGLDRIFRDAGFEWREPGCSMCLAMNADRLEPGERCASTSNRNFEGRQGQGGRTHLVSPAMAAAAAIAGHFVDVRNFR, from the coding sequence ATGGCCCAAACCCTTTACGACAAACTCTGGGACGCACACGTCGTCCATCAGGAATCCGACGGTACCTGTCTGCTGTATATCGACCGGCACCTGCTTCATGAAGTCACCAGCCCGCAGGCATTCGAAGGCCTGTCGCTGGCCGGTCGCAAGCCCTGGCGCATCGACGCCAATCTGGCGGTGGCCGATCACAATGTGCCGACGCTCAACCGCGTGCAGGGCATCAGCGATCCCGTGTCGCGGCTTCAGGTCGATACGCTGGACGACAACTGCGGCAAGTACGGTATTACCGAATTCAAGATGAACGACCTGCGCCAGGGCATCGTTCACGTCATCGGGCCGGAGCAGGGCGCGACCTTGCCCGGCATGACGGTGGTCTGTGGCGATTCGCACACCAGCACGCATGGCGCCGTCGGCGCGCTGGCCTTCGGCATCGGCACTTCCGAGGTCGAGCACGTGCTGGCTACCCAGACGCTGCTGATGAAGAAAAGCAAAAGCATGCTGATCAAGGTCGAAGGCGAACTGCCTTTCGGCTGTACGGCCAAGGATCTCGTGCTGCATGTGATCGGCATCATCGGCACGGCCGGCGGTACGGGCCATGCGATCGAGTTTGCCGGGTCCGCTGTGCGCAGCCTGTCCGTCGAAGGACGCATGACGGTGTGCAATATGGCCATCGAGGCGGGCGCTCGCTCCGGCATGGTCGCCGTCGATGACAAGACCATCGAGTATTTCCGCGGCCGTCCGTTCGCGCCCGTGGGTGCGCTGTGGGACCAGGCCGTCCATTATTGGCGCACCCTGCATACCGACGAAGGCGCGAAATTCGATCGCGTGGTCGAAGTCGACGCGCGCCAGATCCAGCCGCAGGTCACGTGGGGCACCTCGCCGGAGATGGTGCTGTCGGTCGACAGCCGCGTGCCCGATCCCGACCGCGAAAAGGACGATGTGCGTCGTGACGGTATGGAGCGCGCCCTGCAATACATGGGGCTCAAACCCAACACGCCGATTACCGACATCCGGGTCGATCGCGTCTTCATCGGCTCTTGCACCAACTCGCGCATCGAAGACCTGCGCGCCGCCGCCGCGGTGGCGCGCGGCAAGCGCGTGGCTTCCAACGTGAAGCAGGCCATGGTCGTACCGGGCTCCGGCCTGGTCAAGCAACAGGCCGAACGCGAAGGGCTGGACCGCATCTTCCGTGATGCCGGCTTCGAATGGCGCGAGCCGGGCTGTTCCATGTGCCTGGCGATGAACGCGGACCGATTGGAGCCGGGCGAACGTTGCGCCTCCACGTCGAATCGCAATTTCGAGGGCAGGCAGGGCCAGGGCGGCCGTACGCACCTGGTCAGCCCCGCCATGGCGGCCGCGGCGGCGATCGCCGGCCATTTCGTTGACGTTCGGAATTTCCGCTAA
- a CDS encoding M48 family metallopeptidase — MIHRRRRAHGVLGAAVLAVVVLAGCSTVQTTGGGAVGVERTQYMSSLVSSQALQQESDQQYASILSQAKAKNLLDVNAQQVARVRGIAQRLIAQVGVFRPDATSWNWEVHVLTMNEVNAWCMPGGKMAVYTGLLDQIKPTDAELAAVMGHEIAHALREHARERVSQQMATSVGLSVLSVVTGSNAASDLGGKLTDVMFTLPNSRTHETEADRMGVELAARAGYDPSAAVTLWRKMGAAAQGNAPPEILSTHPSAESRIADLQAASQQVMPLYQQATAKK; from the coding sequence ATGATCCATCGCAGAAGGCGGGCCCATGGCGTCCTTGGGGCCGCGGTATTGGCAGTGGTCGTGCTGGCGGGTTGCAGCACGGTGCAGACGACGGGAGGCGGCGCGGTTGGGGTCGAGCGGACGCAATACATGTCCAGCCTCGTATCGTCCCAGGCCCTGCAGCAGGAGTCGGACCAGCAGTACGCATCCATCCTGTCCCAGGCCAAGGCGAAGAACCTGCTGGACGTGAATGCGCAGCAGGTAGCCCGCGTGCGTGGCATCGCACAGCGCCTCATCGCCCAGGTCGGCGTGTTCCGCCCCGATGCCACCTCGTGGAACTGGGAAGTCCACGTGCTGACCATGAACGAAGTCAATGCGTGGTGCATGCCGGGCGGCAAGATGGCGGTCTATACCGGCCTGCTCGACCAGATCAAGCCCACCGATGCCGAACTGGCGGCCGTCATGGGCCACGAGATTGCCCATGCGTTGCGCGAACATGCGCGCGAGCGGGTGTCGCAGCAGATGGCGACCAGTGTCGGTCTGTCGGTTCTGTCGGTAGTGACGGGGTCGAACGCGGCTTCCGATCTGGGCGGCAAGCTGACCGACGTCATGTTCACGCTGCCGAATAGCCGCACGCACGAAACCGAAGCCGACCGCATGGGCGTGGAGTTGGCGGCGCGGGCCGGCTACGACCCATCGGCTGCAGTTACCCTGTGGCGCAAGATGGGCGCCGCCGCGCAGGGCAACGCCCCGCCGGAGATCCTCTCCACGCACCCCTCGGCCGAGTCCCGCATTGCCGATCTACAGGCGGCCTCGCAGCAGGTCATGCCGCTGTATCAGCAGGCCACAGCCAAGAAGTAG
- the leuB gene encoding 3-isopropylmalate dehydrogenase, whose amino-acid sequence MTHKIAVLPGDGIGPEIIEQAVRVLGALKLDLAIEQAPVGGAAFDRFEHPLPPATLALAQSARAVLFGAVGDWKYDSLPRQFRPEQALLGLRKSLSLFANLRPAILYPELANASSLKPEVVSGLDILIVRELTGDIYFGTPRGVRSAPDGNFAGEREGYDTMRYSEPEVRRIARIGFEAARKRNRKLCSVDKANVLETSQLWREIVTEVGREYPDVALSHMYVDNAAMQLVRAPREFDVIVTGNMFGDILSDEAAMLTGSIGMLPSASLNADGQGLYEPSHGSAPDIAGKGIANPLATILSAAMMLRYSLDLAPQAERIETAVRAVLASGLRTADIYEPGTSKASTAEMGDAVLKALAS is encoded by the coding sequence ATGACCCACAAAATTGCAGTCCTCCCTGGCGACGGTATTGGTCCCGAGATCATCGAACAGGCCGTGCGCGTTCTCGGTGCGCTCAAGCTGGATCTGGCGATCGAACAGGCCCCCGTCGGCGGGGCCGCGTTCGATCGATTCGAGCACCCGCTTCCACCTGCCACGCTGGCGCTAGCGCAGAGCGCCCGCGCCGTGCTGTTCGGCGCGGTGGGCGATTGGAAGTACGACAGCCTGCCGCGGCAGTTCCGGCCGGAGCAGGCGCTGCTGGGCCTGCGCAAGTCGCTCTCGCTGTTTGCCAACCTGCGTCCGGCCATCCTCTATCCCGAACTGGCCAACGCTTCGTCGCTCAAGCCGGAAGTGGTGTCCGGCCTGGATATCCTGATCGTGCGTGAGCTCACCGGCGATATCTATTTCGGGACGCCGCGCGGCGTGCGCAGCGCACCGGATGGCAACTTCGCGGGCGAGCGCGAGGGCTACGACACCATGCGCTATAGCGAGCCGGAGGTGCGCCGTATCGCGCGTATCGGTTTCGAGGCGGCGCGCAAGCGCAACCGCAAGCTGTGCAGCGTGGACAAGGCCAATGTGCTGGAAACCTCGCAGCTGTGGCGGGAAATCGTGACCGAGGTCGGCCGGGAATATCCCGATGTCGCGTTGTCCCACATGTACGTCGACAATGCTGCCATGCAGCTCGTCCGTGCGCCGCGCGAGTTCGATGTCATCGTCACCGGCAATATGTTCGGCGACATCCTGTCCGACGAAGCCGCCATGTTGACCGGCTCCATCGGCATGTTGCCCTCGGCATCGCTGAACGCGGATGGGCAGGGCCTGTACGAGCCCAGCCACGGTTCGGCGCCGGACATCGCGGGCAAGGGCATCGCCAACCCGCTGGCGACCATCCTGTCGGCTGCCATGATGTTGCGTTACTCGCTCGACCTGGCCCCCCAGGCCGAGCGCATCGAAACCGCGGTGCGCGCGGTGCTGGCCAGCGGCCTGCGCACCGCGGACATCTACGAGCCGGGCACCAGCAAGGCCAGCACGGCCGAGATGGGCGACGCTGTGCTGAAGGCACTGGCGTCGTAA
- a CDS encoding FimV/HubP family polar landmark protein, translating to MTLRTLRLSSKPSRHATRLAVALALACAASTPAHALRLAHSRVVSAPNAPLEVLVGIADLSPDEQRSLMATLADPAAWQRAGVTPPVPLSSITLRLEGAGNPARRNLRITSPEAATGSAVDLLLDIGTSAGQRQVQLSVMQTAGGFPGLTSQAVVGSGARTGRGTGTGAVSVRSGDTLYGIAQSRAVPDATIYQMLVALWRANPQAFIQNNMNLVKAGVTLTVPDAATVRAIDPAEARRIFIEQAEAYARYRASLAGAAAQGAAAAAAPSAGGQVGASAPAAPPAPTTQDRVRLSSGEPGQGDPQAQAQARGDAEVSIARATQDAESRVAELERNVKDLNAALAANQGQGGGTPASGNGQPATAGLPGPAIGGGQAGAGRSGDMAAAGQGSDATAPLPSGGAGSSAATAGGNPATGGAAANGVGPGKASPSSNPAADGTGSAAPAGSNASGSGGASGPAAAQGGSPANSAPAGTAAGAPADSNAPAGRDNAARSSGTGITATPAAPASGAGSTSTAPGLASDASALGGSAGVAGTPGSTNAAPGGAPAQTGGTGIAPSKDAATGIPSPATPGGAKGTEAGAGTGAGTGPTASLEPGADSGATTTSPADAQGPASGLPAWLSDNLLIVLTAVLALIAFVIAWLLRRAAARREEDQDDLDEELYMSEIDEGAIDRRLEGINLDLDEPPKDDVARRPGVLRP from the coding sequence ATGACGCTACGCACGCTGCGCCTTTCTTCCAAACCGAGCCGGCACGCCACGCGCCTCGCGGTCGCGCTGGCGCTCGCCTGCGCCGCGAGTACCCCGGCGCACGCGCTGCGTCTGGCCCATAGCCGCGTCGTTTCGGCGCCGAATGCGCCGCTCGAGGTCCTGGTCGGCATCGCGGACTTGAGCCCGGACGAGCAACGTTCCCTCATGGCGACGCTGGCGGACCCCGCGGCGTGGCAGCGCGCTGGCGTGACCCCGCCCGTGCCCTTGTCCAGCATCACGCTGCGGTTGGAAGGGGCGGGAAACCCGGCGCGCCGGAATCTGCGGATCACCTCACCCGAAGCCGCAACGGGTTCGGCCGTCGACCTATTGTTGGATATCGGTACCAGTGCGGGCCAGCGCCAGGTCCAGCTCAGCGTCATGCAGACCGCGGGAGGTTTTCCGGGTCTGACCTCGCAGGCCGTGGTTGGCTCGGGCGCCCGGACGGGGCGTGGCACCGGTACCGGTGCCGTGTCGGTACGTTCCGGCGATACCTTGTACGGCATCGCGCAGAGCCGGGCGGTGCCCGATGCCACCATCTACCAGATGCTGGTCGCGCTGTGGCGCGCGAATCCCCAAGCCTTCATCCAGAACAATATGAATCTGGTGAAGGCTGGCGTGACGTTGACGGTGCCCGACGCAGCAACGGTACGGGCCATCGACCCGGCGGAAGCGCGGCGCATTTTCATCGAGCAGGCTGAGGCCTATGCGCGCTATCGCGCAAGCCTGGCAGGGGCCGCGGCGCAAGGTGCCGCGGCTGCCGCAGCGCCGTCGGCCGGCGGACAGGTCGGCGCTTCCGCGCCCGCCGCGCCGCCCGCGCCCACCACGCAGGATCGCGTCCGGTTGTCCAGTGGGGAGCCGGGCCAGGGCGATCCACAGGCACAGGCGCAGGCCAGGGGCGATGCCGAGGTCTCCATTGCCCGGGCCACGCAGGATGCCGAGTCCCGCGTCGCCGAGCTCGAACGCAACGTTAAGGATCTGAACGCGGCGCTTGCCGCGAATCAGGGGCAGGGCGGTGGTACGCCGGCGTCCGGCAACGGCCAGCCGGCAACGGCGGGGCTGCCGGGGCCCGCGATCGGTGGTGGACAGGCAGGGGCCGGCCGTAGCGGCGATATGGCCGCCGCAGGCCAGGGAAGCGATGCCACGGCGCCGCTACCGTCCGGCGGAGCGGGTTCCAGCGCGGCAACCGCCGGCGGCAATCCCGCAACCGGCGGCGCTGCGGCCAACGGTGTTGGGCCCGGCAAGGCAAGCCCGAGTAGCAATCCCGCCGCGGATGGCACCGGCTCCGCCGCCCCCGCCGGCAGCAACGCCTCGGGCAGCGGCGGAGCTTCCGGCCCGGCGGCTGCGCAAGGCGGCAGCCCGGCGAACAGTGCTCCTGCGGGCACCGCGGCCGGCGCCCCTGCGGACAGCAATGCGCCCGCGGGTCGGGACAACGCCGCCCGCAGCAGTGGCACCGGCATCACGGCCACCCCGGCGGCGCCGGCAAGCGGCGCAGGCTCGACCTCGACCGCGCCGGGATTGGCGAGCGATGCCTCGGCATTGGGCGGCAGCGCCGGGGTTGCGGGTACGCCGGGTTCGACAAACGCTGCGCCTGGGGGCGCACCCGCCCAAACCGGCGGTACAGGTATCGCGCCGTCGAAAGACGCCGCGACGGGCATCCCGTCGCCGGCGACGCCGGGCGGCGCCAAAGGTACGGAGGCAGGTGCAGGTACGGGCGCCGGTACGGGGCCGACCGCCAGCCTGGAGCCGGGGGCCGACTCCGGCGCCACGACCACTTCGCCGGCCGATGCCCAGGGACCGGCATCCGGACTGCCTGCATGGCTCTCGGATAACCTGCTGATCGTGCTCACCGCGGTTCTCGCCCTTATCGCTTTCGTGATCGCGTGGTTGCTGCGGCGCGCCGCAGCCCGCCGTGAAGAAGACCAGGACGACCTCGACGAAGAACTGTACATGTCCGAAATCGACGAAGGCGCCATCGATCGCCGGCTTGAAGGTATCAATCTGGACCTGGACGAACCGCCCAAGGACGACGTGGCGCGACGCCCTGGCGTCCTGCGGCCCTGA
- a CDS encoding GGDEF domain-containing protein, with product MTQPPPTKAKASDIPQDDNWHAPAPGPRRRGLAIALTSLLAAMVTLAILAGSTLFAQARLASQPGGEDAGLFSYRLVAQMNRLIAGAQTAGNGGDPREFVQRLQALSTFVNPGTAESAPGVALVRAAPAGQADMQMLDERLKAWREATETGDPARIRAAAQDLASHAEEARLLADRIAGVVHQAQRGTANRHKGALLDGFGRLQWAFAGLLGCSGILAIWLLVLNRHARHFNQRMAQANARLESAVAHRTRQLVWLANTDPLTGLKNRRAFMETAEAQILQCRRYPHPLAALLIDIDHFKSINDRYGHHVGDQAIRRVTDTITNTLRDSDIIGRFGGEEFAVLMPHTDLPAALVAAERLRQAVAGMKIGLLEGGPLSMTISLGLAMHEPGVSLDTLLMRADMALYRAKSGSRNRVEVYGREREEIAQ from the coding sequence ATGACGCAGCCGCCGCCGACGAAGGCCAAGGCGTCCGATATTCCACAGGACGACAACTGGCACGCTCCCGCTCCGGGGCCCCGGAGGCGCGGGCTCGCCATCGCCTTGACCAGCCTGCTCGCGGCGATGGTGACCCTGGCGATACTGGCCGGCTCGACCTTGTTCGCGCAGGCCCGCCTGGCATCCCAGCCGGGCGGCGAGGACGCGGGACTGTTCAGTTATCGACTGGTTGCACAAATGAACCGCTTGATCGCGGGTGCGCAGACCGCAGGTAACGGCGGGGATCCGCGCGAGTTCGTGCAGCGGCTGCAGGCGCTTTCCACCTTCGTCAATCCAGGCACCGCCGAAAGCGCGCCCGGCGTGGCCCTGGTCCGCGCCGCGCCGGCAGGGCAAGCCGACATGCAGATGCTGGACGAACGGCTCAAGGCCTGGCGTGAAGCCACGGAGACCGGCGACCCCGCCCGCATCCGCGCCGCCGCGCAGGACCTGGCCAGCCACGCGGAAGAAGCCCGCCTGCTGGCGGACCGCATCGCGGGGGTGGTGCACCAGGCACAACGCGGTACGGCGAACCGCCACAAGGGCGCCTTGCTGGACGGCTTCGGGCGCCTGCAGTGGGCGTTCGCGGGCTTGCTGGGCTGCAGTGGCATCCTTGCCATCTGGCTGCTGGTGCTCAACCGGCATGCGCGCCATTTCAACCAGCGCATGGCGCAGGCCAATGCACGGCTGGAGTCGGCCGTGGCCCACCGTACGCGCCAGCTCGTCTGGCTGGCCAATACGGATCCATTGACCGGGCTGAAGAACCGGCGTGCGTTCATGGAGACGGCCGAGGCCCAGATTCTGCAATGCCGTCGCTATCCGCACCCGCTCGCCGCCCTGCTCATCGATATCGACCACTTCAAGTCCATCAATGACCGCTACGGCCATCATGTCGGCGACCAGGCCATACGGCGCGTCACCGACACCATCACGAACACCCTGCGCGACAGCGACATCATCGGCCGCTTCGGCGGCGAAGAGTTCGCGGTCCTGATGCCGCACACCGATCTGCCGGCCGCGCTCGTGGCCGCCGAACGCCTGCGCCAGGCCGTGGCCGGGATGAAAATCGGCCTGCTGGAGGGCGGACCGCTCAGCATGACGATCTCGCTGGGCCTGGCGATGCACGAGCCGGGCGTCTCCCTGGATACGCTGTTGATGCGGGCCGATATGGCGCTGTATCGCGCCAAGAGCGGCAGCCGCAACCGGGTGGAAGTCTACGGGCGCGAGCGCGAGGAAATCGCGCAATAA
- the asd gene encoding aspartate-semialdehyde dehydrogenase, protein MSNAVGLVGWRGMVGSVLMQRMREENDFALIEPVFFSTSNAGAAAPKWAEGAGALQDAYDVDALKKLPIIVTAQGGDYTSAVYPKLRQAGWKGLWIDAASTLRMAEDAIIVLDPVNRPVIDAALKRGVRDFIGGNCTVSCMLMGLAGLFHNDLVEWMTSMTYQAASGGGAQHMRELLTQFGHLNEAVKPLLDDPASAILDIDRGVLGKQKDDALPHEHFGVPLAGSLIPWIDKDLGDGISREEWKGGAETNKILGRGAGFDTPAIPVDGLCVRIGAMRCHSQALTIKLKRDVPLDEIAGMIASGTQWARVIPNTKEETVKALTPVAVTGTLDIPVGRLRKLSMGPQYLSAFTVGDQLLWGAAEPLRRMLRIALDHA, encoded by the coding sequence ATGAGCAACGCAGTGGGCCTCGTCGGTTGGCGCGGCATGGTTGGATCGGTACTTATGCAACGCATGCGTGAAGAGAATGACTTCGCGCTGATCGAACCGGTCTTCTTCTCCACCAGCAACGCAGGTGCCGCCGCCCCCAAATGGGCGGAGGGCGCGGGCGCGCTGCAGGATGCCTACGACGTCGATGCGCTCAAGAAATTGCCCATTATCGTCACCGCGCAAGGCGGCGACTACACCAGCGCGGTCTACCCCAAGCTGCGGCAGGCGGGCTGGAAGGGCCTGTGGATCGACGCCGCCAGCACGCTGCGCATGGCGGAGGACGCCATCATCGTCCTCGATCCGGTCAATCGCCCGGTAATCGACGCCGCGCTGAAGCGGGGCGTGCGCGACTTCATCGGCGGCAACTGCACGGTCAGTTGCATGCTTATGGGCCTGGCCGGTCTCTTCCACAATGACCTGGTGGAGTGGATGACGTCCATGACCTACCAGGCCGCGTCCGGCGGCGGCGCTCAGCATATGCGCGAGCTGCTGACGCAGTTCGGCCACCTGAACGAGGCCGTGAAGCCGCTGCTCGACGATCCGGCCTCGGCCATTCTGGATATCGATCGTGGAGTGCTGGGCAAGCAGAAGGACGACGCCTTGCCGCACGAGCATTTCGGAGTTCCGCTTGCCGGCAGCCTTATCCCCTGGATCGACAAGGACCTGGGCGACGGCATATCGCGCGAAGAATGGAAGGGCGGTGCGGAAACCAACAAGATCCTGGGCCGCGGCGCCGGCTTCGACACGCCGGCCATCCCCGTGGATGGCCTGTGCGTGCGGATCGGCGCGATGCGCTGCCACAGCCAGGCGTTGACTATCAAGCTCAAGCGGGATGTGCCGCTGGACGAAATCGCCGGCATGATCGCCAGCGGCACCCAGTGGGCACGCGTGATTCCGAATACCAAGGAAGAAACGGTCAAGGCGCTGACGCCGGTGGCCGTGACCGGCACGCTCGATATTCCCGTCGGGAGACTGCGCAAGTTGTCCATGGGCCCGCAATACCTGAGCGCATTCACCGTGGGTGACCAGCTCCTGTGGGGCGCGGCGGAACCGCTGCGCCGCATGCTGCGTATTGCCCTGGACCACGCCTGA
- the aroC gene encoding chorismate synthase has protein sequence MSGNTLGKLFCVTNFGESHGPAIGCVIDGCPPGLALTAENIQLELDRRRPGTSRHVTQRQEADQVEILSGVFEGQTTGTPIGLLIRNTDARSKDYANLADTFRPGHADYTYFRKYGARDPRGGGRSSARLTAPTVAAGAIAKKWLDAQHGVRIRGYMSQLGPIAIPFQSWDEVAQNPFYAPNAEVVPELEAYMDQLRRDGDSVGARIEVVAENVPAGWGEPLYDRLDADIAHAMMGLNAVKGVSIGAGFDCVAQRGSEHGDEITPDGFASNHAGGVLGGISTGQAVTVSLAIKPTSSIRIERRSIDRAGAPTTVQTLGRHDPCVGIRATPIAEALLALVLIDHALRHRGQCGQ, from the coding sequence ATGTCCGGCAATACATTAGGCAAGCTTTTCTGCGTCACCAACTTCGGCGAATCCCACGGCCCGGCCATCGGCTGCGTCATCGACGGTTGCCCGCCGGGCTTGGCCCTGACGGCCGAGAACATCCAGCTTGAGCTCGACCGCCGCCGCCCCGGTACGTCGCGGCACGTCACCCAGCGCCAGGAAGCCGACCAGGTCGAGATCCTGTCGGGCGTCTTCGAAGGGCAGACCACCGGGACGCCGATAGGCCTCCTGATCCGCAACACGGACGCCCGCAGCAAGGACTATGCGAACCTGGCCGATACGTTCCGTCCCGGGCATGCCGACTACACCTATTTTCGCAAGTATGGCGCGCGCGATCCGCGCGGTGGCGGCAGGTCCTCCGCTCGCCTGACCGCACCCACGGTGGCGGCCGGCGCGATTGCCAAGAAATGGCTCGACGCGCAACATGGCGTGCGGATCAGGGGCTATATGAGCCAGCTCGGCCCCATCGCAATCCCCTTCCAGAGTTGGGACGAAGTCGCGCAAAACCCCTTCTACGCCCCGAATGCCGAGGTCGTGCCGGAGCTTGAAGCGTACATGGACCAGTTGCGGCGCGATGGCGACTCGGTCGGCGCGCGCATCGAAGTGGTGGCGGAAAATGTTCCCGCGGGGTGGGGCGAGCCGCTGTACGACCGCCTGGACGCAGACATCGCCCACGCCATGATGGGTTTGAATGCCGTCAAGGGGGTGTCGATCGGCGCCGGATTCGACTGCGTGGCGCAGCGCGGCTCCGAGCACGGCGACGAGATCACGCCAGACGGTTTTGCCAGCAACCATGCCGGGGGTGTCCTGGGCGGCATCTCCACGGGGCAGGCGGTGACCGTGTCGCTGGCCATCAAGCCGACATCGAGCATACGCATCGAGCGGCGGTCCATCGACCGCGCAGGAGCGCCCACGACCGTACAGACGCTGGGGCGCCACGACCCCTGCGTCGGCATCCGAGCCACCCCGATCGCCGAGGCGTTGCTGGCGCTGGTGCTCATAGACCACGCCTTGCGGCACCGTGGCCAGTGCGGCCAATAG